The Vidua macroura isolate BioBank_ID:100142 chromosome 9, ASM2450914v1, whole genome shotgun sequence genome has a window encoding:
- the CZIB gene encoding CXXC motif containing zinc binding protein isoform X1 gives MGRIGLQLRATLENITRLRAEGEDFRWYLKLKCGNCGEVSEKWQYLRLMDSAPLKGGRGSATMVQKCKLCSRESSIDILSQTIKPYNAEDSEKFKTIVEFECRGLEPVDFQPQAGFAAEGAESGTPFNDINLLEKDWNDYDEKTKESVGIYEVTHKFVKC, from the exons ATGGGG AGGATCGGGCTGCAGCTCCGCGCCACGCTGGAGAACATCACCCGGCTAAGGGCCGAGGGCGAGGACTTCCGCTGGTACCTCAAG CTGAAATGTGGGAACTGCGGTGAAGTCTCCGAAAAGTGGCAGTACCTGCGGCTGATG GACAGTGCTCCCCTGAAAGGCGGCCGAGGAAGCGCCACGATGGTGCAGAAGTGcaagctgtgctccagggagagctccatCG ataTTTTAAGTCAGACAATCAAGCCTTACAAT GCCGAAGACAGCGAGAAATTCAAAACAATTGTGGAGTTTGAATGCCGAGGTCTGGAACCAGTTGATTTTCAACCACAG GCAGGGTTTGCTGCTGAAGGTGCAGAGTCTGGCACACCTTTCAATGACATAAACTTGTTAGAAAAG GATTGGAATGACTATgatgaaaaaacaaaggaatCTGTTGGAATCTATGAAGTTACCCATAAATTTGTAAAATGCTGA
- the CZIB gene encoding CXXC motif containing zinc binding protein isoform X2, with protein MDSAPLKGGRGSATMVQKCKLCSRESSIDILSQTIKPYNAEDSEKFKTIVEFECRGLEPVDFQPQAGFAAEGAESGTPFNDINLLEKDWNDYDEKTKESVGIYEVTHKFVKC; from the exons ATG GACAGTGCTCCCCTGAAAGGCGGCCGAGGAAGCGCCACGATGGTGCAGAAGTGcaagctgtgctccagggagagctccatCG ataTTTTAAGTCAGACAATCAAGCCTTACAAT GCCGAAGACAGCGAGAAATTCAAAACAATTGTGGAGTTTGAATGCCGAGGTCTGGAACCAGTTGATTTTCAACCACAG GCAGGGTTTGCTGCTGAAGGTGCAGAGTCTGGCACACCTTTCAATGACATAAACTTGTTAGAAAAG GATTGGAATGACTATgatgaaaaaacaaaggaatCTGTTGGAATCTATGAAGTTACCCATAAATTTGTAAAATGCTGA